DNA sequence from the Malus sylvestris chromosome 10, drMalSylv7.2, whole genome shotgun sequence genome:
CTAGCAGCACACCGAGACCCAAGTCCAGGTTAAAACAGagttttattcttattttttttatttatcatttaatttgagatttttattttattttatttccaagAACCATTTCTCTTTCCGAAGCTTATGCAATAATGAGATGTATCGAAATCCaataggatcctctccggaaCCTTTTGATGAGGATCTTAGGGATTCGTAAATTATGTCCGTTCATGATACATGGTACATTTTATGGCTAGTTTTTATcaggtactgtttgtgtttaattttaaataaaaatatttaaaatgatttctgaccgtacgatgtacgatgaacatacaTGATTCACAGATCtcaagatcctcacaaaaaaaATCCGGATTCTATCGAAATTACTTGGTTCTAAACTGGCAAACTCCACATCATGACTTGCGTAAGAAGACTCCAACATCTACTGTTTGGAGGACGGATTGTAGACTTCATCTTCTTTCttgaaatattttattatgcttCGATGTATCTTATACTCTGGCCTTTTAGCTATTAGATTTTGTTATTGATCTTTGACCAAGGATTTATCGGCCAAAAACTCCCTACTAAAAGCTTAGATTTTGTTATTCATTCTGGAAAGTTGGGTCGATAACTTTAGCGTCTTGGGAACTTTTGAGCTCAGGGTCTCCGGCTGATTGTGTTATTAATGATTCATTCATGCCTTGGCCTTTGGATGTCGGCAAGAACTTTTGGAATAGCCGGGGGCGGTTTCTTCACTCGGTACCATGTCCACGAAAGGCTTTCGAAGCTTCCTCTTGGTGATGATCATTCTCAAATTACCTTCGTGGGTTGCCACCCCTTGATCCTTTGGACTTCCCATCGTTTGTTTACAACTTGGGGTCTTACCTGGCTTTCTATGAACTGGCTGTGGGACAGTTCTCCAATGTTGACAAACTTGAATGGGTCCTCTGCAACACATTTATAGTTGGAAGaacaagtctctctctctctctctctctttctgcaaCACatattctttctctctctgcaacACATATTCTGCTTAGGTGGTGGATTGGATGGCTAAGTTTTGGCAATTGAGGACCGTAGGACCAACTATACTGTCCCAGTACTTGCACAAGCGACTTGAAGACGACAAAGAATATGGTGTGAATCTCTTACAAGACAATGATGCCGGCATAAAATGGCTAAACGGAAGGTTAAAAGGGTATGTCGCTTACGTATCGTTTGGCACTGTAGTGACACTCGAAGTTGAGCAAATGGAGGAGCTTGCTTGGGGATTGAATAGGAGCAATAGTAATTTCTTGTGGGTGGTTAGAGAATCAGAAGCAGCAAAGGTCCCAAAAGGTCGCAGAGGAGACATCCGCGAGGAATTGGAAAGAGCCTCTAAGAAAAGATTTGAACTATTTGGATCAAACAAAAGACATGGTACAaaactgagcgcaatggcgttctaggattcatgtagccgatcccacttagtgggataaggctttgttgttgttgtggataTCGTTGTTACATATGTTGATGAACTTTTGGTCCTGATGTGCATACAAGCTGTTCTGCTGCATTGTTCTCCTAGTCTTACTGGTTTCTGCTGGTGCTAACATGATATGGTTTTCATATATGATGTTTCAATTACTACCATGCACATAGGGTTTTGATTCAATTCATTTGGATCGGTTATAAACTTCTAAATAATATTCTCGTTAGACTGAATCGAACCCAATGTTCGAACAGTCTGTCATTAATCTTTAGTTTTGTAGTGTGCTGTTGTTAAAGAATATCTCATACTCTTACCAAATTCATAACTTCAAGTATCGGCATCTTTAACATTCGAAAATCCCCCATCTCCTGTCCTCAATAATTCTCTCCTTAGAAGCGTAACTCGTAAGGAAGCCTTAGCACGAAAATTAAAGAACGCGAAAGCCAAGTGGCTCCAAGGACATCCAACATTGTTTTGTGTCTAATTCTTCTTCAGCAAGACAATCTCCCTACTCCTGATGTGAAAAGTATGAATGCTGTTGTTGCTCCAGTGAGATGAACTTACTTGGATATGTAAATTTTGGATttgatattttgtgtgtgtttatatTTATGATGCTATATTTTTTGTAATGTACTTCTTTAAAAGTAGCGCCTctacaagctaaaaacactttttCGTTTTTCTGCTAAATGCAAATGGAAAACGTTTTTAGCCCCATTCCAAAAGCAATATTAAACCGACTCTGCATCTCTTTTGCATCTTGAATAGTAGATGCTCTTACATGCCACATTGCTACTCAACTATTCTCTTTTAAGTCACGTTTTTTGGTCAATGGTCCTAGGAGAGATTCCTTTTTCTTATTGATCATTCAACAACTTCACTTGCTTAATTTGAAACGATTCTTTAGAAAGCACTTCTATTTCTATGAGCCAAAAGAACTTCTTCGTTTTTCTGCCTAATGCAAATGGAAAATGTATTTAGCCAttccaaaaacaattttaaaccGGTTTTGCAACGATCTGTTCTTAAATATTACGATTTTCGTCCTGAAAggaattttacaaaattactattttagaTATTTTagatatttatattattttattatttgtgtaACCGTGGGGCCCACACCCCACTTCCCCCTTCTTCCCCGTGTCTTCCTCCCCTCAATACTCTCAAACACCCTATCGCTACAATTCCCTCAATTATCTGAAACCTTGTATCCTTTCTCTTCTCTGCACCGAAGGCCACAGACCACCCCCATGATACCATCCTAAACCTCCGTTTAAATCGTACCTCTAAACCCTCAAATTAAGCTTATACGCGGCCTGGGAAATCGAATGGTGGTGCTGCATGTCCAGTTTGATGACGGAATGGAGCTGAACTAGGAGCTTCATAATTCTCGCCGAATTCAGGGAGCAACTCAGCCTTCCGGTCTGTGTTTTGGCTCGAGATTTCCCCTATAATGTCTCAGGTATCATCCTCAAGCCCTGCATGTTCGAATCGACTTGGAATCAGGTGTTCTGGGTAAGCTTCTAAGCTTTTAGTAGGGAAAATTACTGACAATGAGAGAGATTTGAAGGATTAAGCCTCTGCATGTATTGGTGTTATTATTCCCAGAAAACCAGCAAGGAAATCCAGAGAAGTCTTGTCGCATCGAAGTGAATTTGACTCGATTTCATCTGTTACGACTCCCTGAGGAAATTATCTGAATTTCTGGTGAAATTCTAGACAACAGTGCAACTCCGGTGAAATCTGAGACAAATCAACCCTCTTTCATCTTTAATCTGTGACTGGGTAAATCCTAAACCCTTATTTGGTGTTGTGAACGAATTTGGGATGTAAATCCATGTAGGAAATGAGCTCATTTTAATTTCTGTGTAGTTCCTGTTAATTAACGGAAAAGGTATATATTCCGTTACTCATATTAGGTGTTGGAATTTGTACAATGTTAGAGTATGCTTAGTAAAGCTAAGTGTTATTTTATAGGTGCGATGTTAGGGTTACAAACTTCGATTGTGGCACCTATTATGGATCTTGGTTGCATTATCGGTGAGTGGATCCCTTCTTAAAgggggagaaatttttcattgtgatggGAACACGAGTGATACATCATCTGTTTTTATGCGAGTGGtgatcaattttatttttaaagttattaattttttaacacacatatcctactatttatataatgacacgtggtgtactacCCCGTGTgccggtcacattgaaaaatctctcttaaaAAGGGCCTTTGTTTTTAgcaattagatcaaatttcaagtgcCCGAAttggtggatttggtggaaCCGGATCCCTTTCCGTTTTCAAGAACCATATTTCTCCTTTggataatgttaggaagactacatttagagaaaaaaattgcaaactaaatgatgtactgtcaccaataggaataagcacgtttataccaatcatcaactttcatgtattttaatttccaaaattttgttcacaaatttTTTCTCTCTACCATTAACTCTCTTTTTTGGACCTTTTAATATACATCAAAGAGACGTATCCAAATTACCTTGGTTCAAAACTAAGAACCATCCAATTTGTCCTGTGTGTAAAGATGTGACTTGCCTGACAAGGAATCAACATCTGCAGTTTCGTGGACTGATTGTGCACTTCATCTTCCTCTTATATAATTGGCTTCTACACTTTCTCCTAAATATTCAAACACATTTCCGAGCAAAGCTTCTAATTTAGAgcagaaaatggagaaaggaCAGCTGAGAGCCTACAAAGCTCACTGCTTGATCTTACCCTATCCGAGCCAAGGCCACATGAATCCGATGCTCCAATTTGCCAAGCTTCTAGATCACAAAGGAGTGAGAGCCACTCTCGTGACGACTCGCTTTCTCTACAAGACAATGCACAGCTCAGGATCGAGCAGCGCAGCTTGGGAGACCATCTCCGATGGCTTCGATGATGCTGGGAGAGGGGACACAAACAGAGACATCTATTTGGGAAGGTTCTGGCAAGTGGGGTCAAAAACTTTGGCCGAGCTTCTTGAGAAGCTTTCGAACTCAGGGTCCCCCGTGGATTGTGTTGTCTATGATGCATTCATGCCTTGGCCTTTGGATGTCGCCAGGAAGCTTGGAATAGCGGGGGCAGTTTACTTCACTCAGTCTTGTGCTGTTGACAATGTCTACTACCATGTCCACAGAGGGCTGTTGAAGCTTCCTCTTGCTGATGGTCATTCTCAAATTTCACTTCCCGGGTTGCCAGCGCTGGATCCTTTGGACTTGCCATCGTTTGTTTACGATTGTAGATCTTACCCGGCTTTCTACAGCATGCTTGTGGGTCAGTTCTCGAATGTCGACAAAGCTGATTGGGTCCTGTGCAACACCTTTTATGAGTTGGAAGAACAAGTGAGTACATTGTGAAGTTCTCTCAATCATTTTTATTCACAGTTTTAGCTttgatttgattaatttttaattagttcaAGTAAATTAAACTAATTGCTATTGATTTTTCTGCTTAGGTGGTGGATTGGATGGCAAAGCTTTGGCGATTGAGGACCGTTGGACCAACTATACCGTCCAACTACTTGAATAAGAGACTCAAAGATGACAAAGAATACAATGTCAACTTCTTCAAATCAGACAATGATGCCTGCATAAAATGGCTAAATGAGAGGCCAAAAGGTTCCATTGCTTATGTATCATTTGGCAGCATAGCGAAACTCGAAGATGAACAAATGGAGGAGCTGGCTTGGGGCTTGAGGAGGAGCAAAAGTAGTTTCTTGTGGGTGGTTAGAGAATCAGAAGCGGCCAAGGTCCCAAAAGGGTTTATCGAGGAGACATCCGAGAAGGGTTTAGTGGTTTCGTGGTGCCCCCAAATGGAGGTTTTGGCTCACGAGGCGGTTGGATGCTTCGTCACACATTGCGGTTGGAACTCAACTTTGGAGGCATTGAGTTTGGGGGTTCCGATGGTGGCATTGCCACAGTGGAGTGACCAGCGTACAAATGCCAAATACATTATGGATGTGTGGAAAGTAGGGGTTAGAGCTCCAACTGATGAGAAAGGGGTTGTGAGACAAGACGTATTAGAACAATGTATAAGTGAAGTAATGGAGGGGGAGATAGGGGAAGAAATACAGAAGAACGCCGTGAAATGGAAAGAATTGGCCCGAAAAGCAGTGGATGAGGGCGGAAGCTCTGATAAAAACATTGACGAGTTCATTGCAAAACTGCAGAATCAAAGCTAGTGCCAAAGTCCAACAAAATCGAATCGAATAACTGTCTTGGTTTGTAGCAAAAGAATCGAATATCTGTGTTGATCCAACTCGACCTTATAGGTCCCACCTCATGTAAGAGTTGCACTAATAGCCTATCTTACCGAATTTTCTCTTACATTAGAGACATGTATTTCAAATATGTTAGTGGAAAAAAAATGCATATGTGCATGTGATCTTGTCTATTAATTGCAACCAAATAAGAGAATTATATAACAAATTAATACGAGCTCGTTCGTAGAACTTGACCTTACAAAAATGGCTTGTAATAGAAGAGAAGGGAGTTACTGTTAAGAGTACAGTTGCCTGCCGTGACcataagaaagtttaaaatatttttttaatttagcgATGTATTTACGTTAATTTAATATCAAAGTCGCTATCCACGAATGTAGAATTAAAAACGCTCTATCTCAGGTCATCTCCAATGGAGAGGGTTAAAggtccaaaacccaaaaaatagtCTAATTTTCCCAAAACCTCATTTCCAACCAATGGCTAGGCTATATTTGTATGGAGCTCACTAGACTATTATTTGGCCAAAGGGGCATCAGGCTGGCCAAATGTAGCTCCTCCCAACCCTTTTTTGGAGCTTGGCTTCTTAGttgcaataattgattcaaattcaatgaCTAGATttgaaaacttaattaaattaacaaataaattttTGGGAAACAGCAAAAAATGggacaatttcttaatcttaagACAGAAATAGGACAAACCAGCCATGTGCACCAAGCACAAAATcgaaattactaaaatacccacatataaatactaaaaatcATCAGTCCATTGCACCACTATTCTCGTTTGGAAGAGAGGGATGTCGACAGAGATCTGTGAGCTCTGGGTTTCTGATTTTGAAGAGAGGGAAGTCCAAAGAGAGGCAAGAAGAATGAGCTAGGTTTCGGGTTGACCTTACACAAATGTGGTGACTGGCATTGAAGAATCCAAGGATTTGGAGCCGATGAGCGCAGAGGAACTGCTAGGATCCCTCCTAGTTCATGAGCAACGCATTGAGAAGAATGCAAGCACCACAATGTTAGAGTAAGCTTTGGAGTCAAAGTTGAATATTGACAAACCAAATGGAGGTCATGGACAATGGAACTCACGTCATGGGAGTTCATCTAATCGTAGCCAAGGACGAGGCCGAGGAAAAGGTCAAGGCTATGCACAAAATCGAGGTTAGTTTCAAGAGTGGAGATCTGCTCGAGGAAAGGCACATATCCAGTGCCACAACTGCAAGGAATATGGACGTTATGCCAATAAATGTTCATATAAAAATGGTGAGCATGTTAACATGGCAAAGTCAAGTGGACATTCTGATGAGGAATTTACAGTCTTACTAGCACACCATGATCCAGCAGCCAACAAGACATTTGGTATTTGGATTTTGGTGCAAGTAACCACATGTGTCAGAATAAGGAGTTCTTTACCGAACTCAAAGATGAGGCCTATGCATCTATGAGTCTCAGTGACTCCTCAAAGCTACCAATTGAAGGCGGGAAAATCAAGATCATCCAGAAGGATGGTAGAAAATGATACATTTCCGATACCTACTACATACTAGGTATGAAGAGCAACATTCTGAGCGTTGGTCAACTGCTCCAGAAATGATACATTATACATAGGGAGAATATACTTCTCAATCTTAAGAATACAAGGAGAAAGCTTATTGGACATGTTTGAATGTCAAATAACCGAATGTTCCCGTTGAATTTGAACACAAAGATTGGAAGTTGCAACATCGGTTTGGCCATCTTCATTTTAAGGGCGTAAAGTTATTGTCAAGTGGAGGAATGGTTGGTGGTCTACCCCAGATTGAAGCCACAAGCCAAGTATGTGAAGGTTGTGTGCTTGGCAAGCAAGCACGACTCTCATTTCATATTGGTGATGCATGTAGAGCAAATACACCACTACAGTTGGTGAATATGGATATATGTGGTCTGTTGGATCCCATGTCCTATAGTGGTAATAGGtattttattactttcattgatgattttaatAGAAAGACTTGGGTTTATTTTCTCAAGGAGAAGTCGGCTCCCTTAGGAGTtttcaaggagttcaaggcacTCACAGAGGCTGAGAGCAACCACAAGCTTATGGTTGTGAGATCAAATTGAGGTGGAGAATACACCTTCAATGCTTTCCAAGCATACTACAAGGAGTAAGGAATTAGGTATCAACTAATTGCTGCCTataccccacaacaaaatgggacAGCCAAGAGAAAGAATCAAACCATTCTTGACATGACAAGGTACATGCTTAAGGATAAAGGTTTGCCAAAAGAATTGTGGGCATATGTTGTAGCTTGTTCAATTTCTTTGTTGAATCTATGTCCAACAAAAAGTGTCAAGAAGATGGCAACATAAGAGGCTTAAAGTAGATACAAACTGAATGTTGCACACCTAAGAGTTTTTTGGGTGTGTTGCATATGCTCAAGTTCCAGAAGTCAATAGGAGGAAGCTCAATGATCGAGGTGATAAGTGTGTGTTTGTGGCTATAGTGAAGAGTCCAAGGCATACAAGCTCTACAACTTACTAACTGGCAAACTAGTAGTTAGTATATATGTCATCTTTAGCAAGGAAGAGACATGGAAGTGGAACAACAAAGAAGTCAGTAAGAGACTCGATGATCGAAGTGATTAGTGTGTGATTGTGGGCTATAGTGAAGAGTCTAAGGCATACAAGCTCTACAACTCACTAACTGGCAAACTAGTAGTTAGTAGAGATGTCATATTTAGTGAGGAAGATACATGGATGTGGAACAACAAAGAAGTCAGTAAAAGAAGATTGTTTCCACTGGTTTTGAAGAACTTGAAGTTCTACCACATGTTAAGCAACAACCTGCTCAATCAATCACAACAACTCCATTGCACAGAACTACAAGGAGTGGTCCTACATCTAGTGAATAAAACAGCTACTCAACTCCAATGAGGCTAAAAAGTCTCACCGAGATATAtagacaagaagaagaagaagaagaaaccaacCTTTTCTGCTTGTATACAGACCATAAGTCTCTTTCATTCAATAAAACTGTGGAAGAAGATCGTTGGAGAACatccaaggaggaagaaatccaTGCCATCGAGAAGAATGACACTTAAGAGTTGATAAAACTCCCACCAAATCAGAAGGTTATTGGTGTCAAGTGGGTgtacaatatcaaaacattGCAGATAGAAGTGTGGATCTGTACAAATCGAGGCTTGTAGCGAAGGGTTACAAACACAAGTATGGAAGGACTATGATGAAGTCTATGCTCTAGTTGtgtaacgacccgtccctaaaaattattgtttttataattttaaaatgtgaaattatGAAAATGCCCTCAAGGTAAAtacgttgacttttgttgaccaccTTGTTGTGTCATGTAAGATCCGTTTCTTGGCGTATCTTCGTAGTATTCATCACTATGAACATGTGGATGCAAACGAAacgtaatttggagttataacgaagatgTTATAAGCGAACAAAATTGAGGGCATAATGGTCATTTGATCATCATCTGGAAGGTTCCAGATTTCTGGAGCGAAGATCTGTGAAGCCATGTGTGTGGCTGTGATggaaaaggaaggaaagaaaatgAGGGGTGGGGACCAATCAGAGGGTGAGGTGAGGGAATGAACCAATAGGAGAGGaaagaaatgagggaaatgaaggaagaaagaaatagGGGAAAAATTGGACCCGTTGTGACCCACTACCCGACTTGTCGAGTTTCATGCTTTCCGACGCTGATTATGGCATTTTTACGGCTATCCAAGGCTCGCCACCACCTGGAAAACATTTCCCATCATTCCCTCTTCCTTTTCCACCcccaaaattgatgaaaattggcCTTGAAATTATGAAACCTGCATCGGTGGGTACAACAGTACCATGCCTTCGATCCaccatttttaaaacatttttatttgattacCACCACTAATATACTCCCCCTAACCTCATGAAGAAAGCCTAGGCAGTGGTTGAGGTGTCGGAGGTCGTTTTAAGGTCAAATCGAGAACACCTATTTCCAGGGATTCTTGTGGTTCTTGGCGTTTTTAGGCCActtcctggccaaattggacttcggtccaggtatgaaagttgttcccctCATTGAGATCTACTTGCTTGTAAAATATGGGAGTTTTTAGAGTTAGTCGGAAAATTGGGTTTCCGTTCATCAAAAACCGCCACATGAGTCCCTGTGGCGGCGCGTGGGGGGAACTCGAGGTCCTTCCCTAGGTCTTTCGACATGCCAAATACAAAACCTTTATCCATTTTCTTAAATTCTATCATTTAGGTATTTTTACTAAATGACCTCTATACGTGTTTAGGTGCGTTAATAGGAAGTGACTCCATCCTCGCTAGTTCGAGTGACTCTCGGGCAATGGATCACCCGTGAGTGGACCCCTTTTTaacttatatgtttttataaaatattagcctaACACGAATtccatatttcatgatttgaatatgatttataatatgcTTTATGGACTTTTATAATTATGGTTTACGAAATAGTTGATTTATCGAAATTACATTTTATTAAAGGTATTGAATTATGGGATTTGCATATACGGATTTCTATGTTTTTCGAATACGATTTATAATATAGTTTTAGGAACATGAATTATTTTATGGATTTCATGATTACAATTTATCTTAGACTATGAGATGAGATTTTGAGTTTGTGAGCTCCAGATTTGATGTGAGATTTTTGAGGTATGTTTTTGGTACTTacctagtgggttatcatatGGTACATCTGTACACCATGAGTATAAATGTCTATGGCCATGAGACACAGTTGATGAGGAGGAGTGAGATATGATATATGATATACCCCAGCTTCACTGCCAAAAGTAATGTCGgacagcttcactagccacgGCTAGTGTCAGTGTGGATGTATGCTATTttatacagcttcaccttcagaTGATGGACAGGTTATTCAGCTTCACCTTTAGGTGATGGACATGTACTGCCTTCGGgtgactatgatacccctagttgagtacATCACAGATACGATTTACAAATGTTTTACGAACGTTTttcatggcatgctaggatttttcagaaaacctattatgtagtattatatatgttttccaaacaggggttattatgttcatTAAGAAAGTGGTTTTCCTATTACTAGTATTATCATTATATACTTTGGTCTACTCaccttttctgtttttgcaTCCCCTCAAGAGTTAGAATCAAGGCATACGATCTCGGCATCAGGGCACTTCGGCTTAGGCATCTTCGAGCCTCTTCTGTGTGAGTCTCATTCCTTGGTTTGTACCTTTCTATAATAATTCTTTCTCGTTATACTTGAGTAGTCGTATGCTCTAAATAGGATTCTGCAGTGGTTttaaatggcttcgtcacccttggGTATTGGCTAGCACGTGTCTACCCTGGTATGTGGGGATATCGAGGTTGGGGCGTGTCAAGTTGCAAGACTTAACATGGTAAGATTGCTAATCTCGCTTGCTAGTCATCataaatggaaaaaaaatttatcaacTAGATATCAAGTCAGCCTTCCTTAATGGATTTCTTGACGAAGAAGTGTACGTGGAACAATCGGAAGGCTTTCGAgcacaaagagaagaagaaaaggtgtATCATTTGAAGAAGGCTTTGTATGGCctcaagcaagcaccacgagcTTGGAACTCAAGGATTGACAACTATCTTTACCAAAATGGATTTTAGAAATGTCCATACGAGCATTCAGTTTACAGGAATCAATGACGTTATGTTCCGGGAGTTCAAGCAATCCATGTTCAATGAATTCAAGATGACTGACAATGGATTAATGTCATACTTTCTGGCATAGAGATGAAGCAAGAAAGTGATGGTA
Encoded proteins:
- the LOC126584646 gene encoding mogroside IE synthase-like, whose amino-acid sequence is MEKGQLRAYKAHCLILPYPSQGHMNPMLQFAKLLDHKGVRATLVTTRFLYKTMHSSGSSSAAWETISDGFDDAGRGDTNRDIYLGRFWQVGSKTLAELLEKLSNSGSPVDCVVYDAFMPWPLDVARKLGIAGAVYFTQSCAVDNVYYHVHRGLLKLPLADGHSQISLPGLPALDPLDLPSFVYDCRSYPAFYSMLVGQFSNVDKADWVLCNTFYELEEQVVDWMAKLWRLRTVGPTIPSNYLNKRLKDDKEYNVNFFKSDNDACIKWLNERPKGSIAYVSFGSIAKLEDEQMEELAWGLRRSKSSFLWVVRESEAAKVPKGFIEETSEKGLVVSWCPQMEVLAHEAVGCFVTHCGWNSTLEALSLGVPMVALPQWSDQRTNAKYIMDVWKVGVRAPTDEKGVVRQDVLEQCISEVMEGEIGEEIQKNAVKWKELARKAVDEGGSSDKNIDEFIAKLQNQS